In the genome of Actinobacillus genomosp. 1, the window GCAGGTGATAGCATTTCCCGTCAGGCTGTTGCGGAATCTATTTTGGAAAAGCACGATGTAGCAACAGATTCGCGTCGTTTTAATGCCATTTTAGCCACATCTTCCATTGATAATGCTATTGAATATTACGAGCTGTTTAAAACGCTTCAACAGAATAAATTGGCGGAAAGTGATGATTATCAGCCGCTAAATATAGCCTGTGTATTTTCGCCACCTGCCGAAGGCAATAAAGATATTCAGCAAATTCAAGAAGATTTGCCACAGGAGCAACAAGACAATCAAGAAGCACCTGATGAAAAGAAAGCCGCGTTAAAAACCATTATTGCCGATTACAATCAACAATACGGCACGAATTTCAGCATCGGCGAATTTGACGGTTATTATCAGGATGTACAACAACGAATAAAAGATCAGAAATATAATAATCAGGATTATCCGCATAAAAACAAAATCGATATTACGATTGTGGTGGATATGTTACTGACGGGATTTGATTCTAAATATTTAAATACGCTGTATGTCGATAAAAACCTGAAACATCACGGACTGATTCAAGCCTTTTCACGCACTAATCGCGTACTAAACGGTTCCAAGCCGTATGGTAATATTTTAGATTTTCGCGGACAGGAAGCGTCGGTAGATGAAGCCATTGCAATGTTCTCCGGTTCTGATAAGGAAAAGGCACAGGAAATTTGGTTGGTGGATCCTGCCGAAATTGTCATTAACAAGCTCAAAAGTGCGGTCGAAAATTTAAATGATTTTATGCAATCACAAGGTTTAAGTTGTGAAGCGCATGAAGTGCCTAACTTAAAAGGCGATTCAGCACGGAGTGCATTTATCAACTATTTCAAAGAAGTGCAACGTTTCAAAACCCAACTCGGGCAATATACGGATTTAACCGAAGCACAAAAAGAAACCATTGAAGCCGTAATGCCGGAAGACGAACAGCGGGCATTTAAAGGGGCTTATTTGGATTTGGCGGTTCGTTTAAAAGCGCAGCAAGAGGATAATAAACTTTCCCAACAATTACCGTCAGAAGTAGAACAGTTGGACTTTGAGTTTGTTTTATTTGCCTCCGCTTTGATTGATTACGACTACATCATGCGTTTAATCGCCCGTAGTACGCAGAAAACGAAAAAACAGCAGATGACACGTGATCAATTGGTGAATTTAGTGTCATCCAGTGCCAACCTGATAGACGAACGCGATGACATTATTCGCTATATTGACAACCTGCAAGCGGGCGTACCGTTAAGCGAGCAAGAAGTGCGGGACGGTTACCGCCGATTCCGATCTGCAAAATTGGACGAAAATTTGACCGCTTGCGCAGTGAAGCACGGCATTGAGCAGGCATCTTTACAAGCCTTTATCGACCGTATCTTGAATCGAATGATTTTTGACGGCGAACAGCTCAGTGATTTATTGGCACCGCTCAATTTAAAATGGCGCGAACGTACGCAAAAAGAATTAGCGTTAATGGAAGATTTGGTTCCGCTACTGAAAAAAATGGCGGAAGGACGCGAAATTTCAGGGTTGAATGCATATGAGTAAGAACCTAAGGACTCATCAATGATTGATTTAACACAACAAGAAGCCGATGCTTTATTAACATTGAAAAAATATTATTTTGAAACGGATATTCTCCAATTCCCTGATTTAGGTGGAACTTTAAGATTAGTTTTACATTCGTTGGATAAACGGGAAGAATTTAATTTGGATATAACCCGAGGGAAAATCTCTTTAGCGAAAAATACCTTCCAAACCAGAGCGAGAAAAGCCATTGTTTTGGTTAGATTAGATATTTTAGGTCCTCCACATCGTAATCCTGATGGAGAAGAAGTGGAATGTCCGCATATTCATTTATATCGGGAAGGGTTCGGCGACAAATGGGCGTATCCGTTGCCTAATGAGTTAAAAGGTATTGGAGATATGTATGAATTATTAGACAAATTTATGGATTATTGCCATATTATCGGCAAGCCGACGATTGAAAGAGGGTTATTCACGTGATAAATGAAATTCAAAGATTGATTGATCAATATACCCTTTGGTTAAAAGACAAAACGGTATTACGTGAAATTAACGAAGACTGGATCGAAATAACAACGCCGCATTTAGATCGTCACAACGATTGTTTGCAATTTTATATCCGTAAAGAAAATAACGGCTATGTATTAAGTGATGACGGCTATATTATTAACGATCTTATCAGCTCAGGTTGTGCATTGGACACCCCTAAGCGAAGAGAACTACTAAAAACAACATTGGCAGGTTTTGGTGTACAACTCAACGGCGACGAATTATTACTAAAAGCGACACCTGACAATTTTTCCCTCAAGAAACATAATTTTTTACAGGCAATGTTGGCGGTAAACGATCTTTTCTTTTTGGCGTCGCCTTACGTTTCCAGTCTGTTTTATGAAGATGTCACACAATGGCTTGATTTGGCGGATATTCGTTATACGCCGAAAGTGAAATTTACAGGCAAAAGCGGTTATGACCATATGTTTGATTTTATTGTGCCGAAATCCCGCAAACAGCCGGAACGCATTATTCAAGCCATCAATAGTCCGAAAAAAGATGCTGCCGAAGCGATGGTGTTTAAATGGTTGGATACCAAAGACGTGAGACCAGCCGAGGCGCAACTGTTTGCTTTTTTAAATGACAGTGCGAATGATGTATCGCATTCTGTGATTGATGCTTTTAAGAATTATGATTTAACCCCTGTGCTGTGGTCACAGCGTGAAGAAGTTCGAGAGTTATTAGTAGCTTAATATGAAAAATAAAGTAAATGTGCCTGAGTTGAGGTTTCCTGAGTTTCAAGGGGATTGGGAAATAAAATCATTAAGTTCTATAGGTTTATTTATTCGAGGTATAACGTATTCATCAGATGATGTTTGCCAAAAAGGATTGTTGGTTTTACGTTCTAGTAATATACAAAATGAGACTTTGATATTAGATAAAGATTTGGTTTTTATTAACAAAGAAGTTCCCTCAGATTTACTTGTAAAGAAAGGGGATGTTGTAATCTGTATGTCTAATGGTAGTAAGATTTTGGTAGGAAAAAATGCAGAATACAAAGGGGACTATCCAGATCTTTTTACTATTGGTGCGTTTTGTTCAATTTTTAGAACAAAATCTGAATATGCAAGGCTGATTTTCAAAACAGAAAATTATAAAAACTTTGTAGAAATGTCTATAAGCGGTGGAAATATAAATAATCTAAGACATTCTGCTCTAGAAAAATTTTATTTTCCTATACCTTTAAATACATTAGAACAACAAAAAATCGCCGATTGTCTTTCTTCTCTTGATGATTTAATCACAGCACAAACGGAAAAAATCACCACGTTACAAACCTATAAAAAAGGCTTAATGCAACAGCTTTTTCCGCAAGAAAGGGAAAGTGTGCCGAAGTTGAGGTTTAGGGAGTTTGAGGGAGATGGAGAGTGGGAGAAAAAAATACTTAGTCAGATTGCAACTATAAATCCATCTAAAGAAAAATTTGATGATGATATGCTAGTTAGTTTCGTACCAATGGCTTCCGTATCAGAAAATGGATATTTGGAAAATTATAAAGTTAAAACTTTCCAAGAAGTCAAAAAAGGATTCACATATTTCCAGAATGAAGACATTATTTTTTCCAAAATTACACCTTGTTTTGAAAATGGTAAAGCAGCTCTTCTTTACGGATTAAAAAATGGAGTTGGATTTGGTAGTACGGAATTTCATGTAATTCGTATGAATAAAAATATTTGTTCTCCAAATTTTTTATTTTCCTATTTGTATAGTGAAAAGTTAATACGAGATGGAAAATTATCTATGACGGGTTCAGCAGGACAACAGCGTGTACCTGTGAAATTTTTTGAGGATTATCAAGTGAATTTACCATCTCTTAAAGAACAACAAAAAATTGCCGATTGCATATCTTCTCTAGATGAACAAATTGCAAAAAATAATGAAAAATTGACCGCTCTTTTAGCGCATAAGAAAGGATTAATGCAGAAATTATTTCCTGCCGTTGATGAGGCAAATTAAATGAGTAATGAATTGGCTTTTTCCGATTTACATCAGGTTGCACAGCATTTACGTGAAAAATTAGAAGAGAAAAAATACATTGTGTTGTTTGCCTATAACGGCACAGGGAAAACTCGGTTATCCATGGCGTTTAAAAATCTCGGGCGTCACGGTGATGAGCGTGACACCTTGTATTTCAATGCGTTTACCGAGGATCTGTTTTCTTGGAATAACGATTTAGAGCGGGATGAAAAGCGGGTGTTGTGCATTAATCAGAATTCCCGTTTTTTTGATGGATTATGGGAACTGGAAATGGAAAACCGCATTCGTCCGCTATTGCAACGTTATGCGGATTTTGATTTTCAGATCAACACGGTGGACTGGACGATTCACTTCTCTCGGGATAATCCAACCGAGGAGGGGACTGAACGGTTTGAAGATATTAAAATTTCGCGCGGTGAGGAGAATATCTTTATTTGGTGCTTTTTCCTTGCCGTCGCACAACTGGCAATTGATCAAGAAGACGGCTCGCCTTATCAATGGGTAAAATATATTTATGTAGATGATCCGATTTCCTCTTTAGATGATAATAATGTCATTGCCGTTGCCGGTCATTTGGCACAATTGCTGAAAAACCAAACGGGAAAAATAAAAACGGTCATTTCTTCGCATCATGCCTTATTTTTTAATGTAGTTTGGAATGAATTAAACGAAAAGAAAAAGCACTTACAGCCCTATTTTCTCAGTTGCAATAAAAGCACGCAAAATTATGTGTTACGTTATACTGGAGATACCCCATTTTTCCATCATGTTGCCTTGCTGAAACAACTGTATGAAGCGGCTGAAACGGGCAAGTTGTTTACCTATCATTTCAATATATTGAGAAGTATTTTAGAAAAAACCGCAACTTTCCACGGCTTTAAGAATTTTTCCGCCTGTATTCAACAGCAAGACGACGACCCTGACGGCGTGGTTTATGCCCGAATAGTGAATGTGCTCAGTCATGGCAACTATTCATTGTATGAACCGCAGGAAATGTTGGAAGAAAACAAACAGTATTTCAAGCAGATACTGACGAATTTTATGCGCAATTATCGGTTTAACCCAGAATTGTTTTCGACAGAAAATGAGAAATCGAATATAAAGTGATTATTTAAAAATAGAAACGATAAATCTATTGAGTTTCGATCATTTTCGTGGCGTCACGAAGATAGTGGGTATTTACACAGTGAAT includes:
- a CDS encoding type I restriction endonuclease subunit R, whose product is MKTESQIEQNLINKLRDLKYVYREDIRDKKTLEDNFREKFEALNRVKLTDSEFARLRDGIITSDVFAAAKTLRERNTFMREDSTPLQYTLVNIKDWCKNDFEVINQLRINTNNSYHRYDVILLINGVPVVQIELKTLQITPRKAMEQIIEYKNDVGNGYTNSLLCFMQLFIVSNERNTYYFSNNHQQHFNFNANENFLPIYQLADESNKKIVHLHSFAEAFLEKCTLGRMISRYMVLVASEQKLLVMRPYQIYAVKAIVDCIHQHRGNGYIWHTTGSGKTLTSFKASTLLKDNPDIDKCLFVVDRKDLDRQTREEFNKFQEGCVEENTNTETLVQRLLSDDYSDKVIVTTIQKLGLALNGKNGQKTKQSSYKAQLESLRNKRVVFIFDECHRSQFGDNHKAIREFFPNAQLFGFTGTPIFDENATYKKIDGTEASYKTTESVFEKQLHAYTITNAIDDENVLKFHIDYFKPEEGKRAKAGDSISRQAVAESILEKHDVATDSRRFNAILATSSIDNAIEYYELFKTLQQNKLAESDDYQPLNIACVFSPPAEGNKDIQQIQEDLPQEQQDNQEAPDEKKAALKTIIADYNQQYGTNFSIGEFDGYYQDVQQRIKDQKYNNQDYPHKNKIDITIVVDMLLTGFDSKYLNTLYVDKNLKHHGLIQAFSRTNRVLNGSKPYGNILDFRGQEASVDEAIAMFSGSDKEKAQEIWLVDPAEIVINKLKSAVENLNDFMQSQGLSCEAHEVPNLKGDSARSAFINYFKEVQRFKTQLGQYTDLTEAQKETIEAVMPEDEQRAFKGAYLDLAVRLKAQQEDNKLSQQLPSEVEQLDFEFVLFASALIDYDYIMRLIARSTQKTKKQQMTRDQLVNLVSSSANLIDERDDIIRYIDNLQAGVPLSEQEVRDGYRRFRSAKLDENLTACAVKHGIEQASLQAFIDRILNRMIFDGEQLSDLLAPLNLKWRERTQKELALMEDLVPLLKKMAEGREISGLNAYE
- a CDS encoding DUF6978 family protein, with translation MIDLTQQEADALLTLKKYYFETDILQFPDLGGTLRLVLHSLDKREEFNLDITRGKISLAKNTFQTRARKAIVLVRLDILGPPHRNPDGEEVECPHIHLYREGFGDKWAYPLPNELKGIGDMYELLDKFMDYCHIIGKPTIERGLFT
- a CDS encoding DUF1829 domain-containing protein produces the protein MINEIQRLIDQYTLWLKDKTVLREINEDWIEITTPHLDRHNDCLQFYIRKENNGYVLSDDGYIINDLISSGCALDTPKRRELLKTTLAGFGVQLNGDELLLKATPDNFSLKKHNFLQAMLAVNDLFFLASPYVSSLFYEDVTQWLDLADIRYTPKVKFTGKSGYDHMFDFIVPKSRKQPERIIQAINSPKKDAAEAMVFKWLDTKDVRPAEAQLFAFLNDSANDVSHSVIDAFKNYDLTPVLWSQREEVRELLVA
- a CDS encoding restriction endonuclease subunit S; this encodes MKNKVNVPELRFPEFQGDWEIKSLSSIGLFIRGITYSSDDVCQKGLLVLRSSNIQNETLILDKDLVFINKEVPSDLLVKKGDVVICMSNGSKILVGKNAEYKGDYPDLFTIGAFCSIFRTKSEYARLIFKTENYKNFVEMSISGGNINNLRHSALEKFYFPIPLNTLEQQKIADCLSSLDDLITAQTEKITTLQTYKKGLMQQLFPQERESVPKLRFREFEGDGEWEKKILSQIATINPSKEKFDDDMLVSFVPMASVSENGYLENYKVKTFQEVKKGFTYFQNEDIIFSKITPCFENGKAALLYGLKNGVGFGSTEFHVIRMNKNICSPNFLFSYLYSEKLIRDGKLSMTGSAGQQRVPVKFFEDYQVNLPSLKEQQKIADCISSLDEQIAKNNEKLTALLAHKKGLMQKLFPAVDEAN
- a CDS encoding AAA family ATPase gives rise to the protein MSNELAFSDLHQVAQHLREKLEEKKYIVLFAYNGTGKTRLSMAFKNLGRHGDERDTLYFNAFTEDLFSWNNDLERDEKRVLCINQNSRFFDGLWELEMENRIRPLLQRYADFDFQINTVDWTIHFSRDNPTEEGTERFEDIKISRGEENIFIWCFFLAVAQLAIDQEDGSPYQWVKYIYVDDPISSLDDNNVIAVAGHLAQLLKNQTGKIKTVISSHHALFFNVVWNELNEKKKHLQPYFLSCNKSTQNYVLRYTGDTPFFHHVALLKQLYEAAETGKLFTYHFNILRSILEKTATFHGFKNFSACIQQQDDDPDGVVYARIVNVLSHGNYSLYEPQEMLEENKQYFKQILTNFMRNYRFNPELFSTENEKSNIK